TGGGAAAATCCCATTGGCAGAAGATGCATTTTCCCTTCAGTTTTATTATCGCCACCCTGCAGTCGCTCTTTTACATGATCACCGAAAGGCCGGATGCGGTCCTGGGAACCGGGGGATATGTCTCGGCCCCGCCGGTGCTGGCCGCCTGGATGCTCAGGATACCGTTGTCCCTGCTGGCGCTGGATGTGATGCCCAGCAAAGCCGTGAGATTCCTGTCCCGTTTTGCCGGCGAGATTTACGGCGGCTTCCCCGAATGCTCTCAGTACCTGGATAAAAATGCGAAAGTAATTTTTACCGGCAACCCCATCCGCCCCGAAATTGGGGAAATTTCAAAAGAACAGGGGATAAAAGAATTCGGCTTGGAACCGGGCAAAAAGACCATCCTGGTCTTCGGGGGCAGCCAGGGAGCCCACAGCATCAACCTGGCGGTGCTGGATTCCCTGGCTCACCTGGACCAGGCAGGACACCTGAAAGACATTCAGATTATCTTTCAAACCGGCCAAAAAGATCTTAGCCTGATTACGGAGAAGTGTCAAAGCTCAACAGCTTCGGTAAAAGTTCTGGCTTACATAGACAAGATGCCTTCTGCCATGGCGGCCGCCGACCTGGTCATCAGCCGGTCCGGGGCCGGGGTCTCGGAAACTCTGGCCTGCGGCCTGCCCTCGATCCTGATCCCCTTTCCCTACGCCGCCAGCAACCATCAGGAATACAACGCCCGCAGTCTGGAAAAAT
The bacterium DNA segment above includes these coding regions:
- a CDS encoding UDP-N-acetylglucosamine--N-acetylmuramyl-(pentapeptide) pyrophosphoryl-undecaprenol N-acetylglucosamine transferase → GKSHWQKMHFPFSFIIATLQSLFYMITERPDAVLGTGGYVSAPPVLAAWMLRIPLSLLALDVMPSKAVRFLSRFAGEIYGGFPECSQYLDKNAKVIFTGNPIRPEIGEISKEQGIKEFGLEPGKKTILVFGGSQGAHSINLAVLDSLAHLDQAGHLKDIQIIFQTGQKDLSLITEKCQSSTASVKVLAYIDKMPSAMAAADLVISRSGAGVSETLACGLPSILIPFPYAASNHQEYNARSLEKSGAAEMVLDRELTGQILSQKITEILFDGKKNKAMSEAAKILARPGAAREIAERIVKLA